From Candidatus Kaelpia aquatica, the proteins below share one genomic window:
- a CDS encoding MerR family transcriptional regulator, translating into MIANGEKKFYSAREVADYLGISKQTLFRYENKNFFPRARRNPINKWREYSWMDMQKLEKILGR; encoded by the coding sequence ATGATTGCTAACGGAGAAAAGAAATTTTACTCAGCAAGAGAGGTTGCCGATTATCTCGGCATATCTAAGCAGACACTATTTAGGTATGAGAATAAGAATTTTTTTCCTAGAGCCAGGCGTAATCCAATAAATAAATGGAGAGAGTATAGTTGGATGGATATGCAAAAATTAGAAAAAATTTTAGGCCGATGA